The Salvia hispanica cultivar TCC Black 2014 unplaced genomic scaffold, UniMelb_Shisp_WGS_1.0 HiC_scaffold_56, whole genome shotgun sequence genome includes the window TGAAACGTTGTTTTCCCCCTCGACTGAACGATTTCATCTCCATGTATTGCATCACAGATGGGGCGTTCCTCAAAATATTCTTCACCGTCACATCCTTCCCCCAAGGAAGCACCTGCGCAACCTCCACAAGCCTCTCTAGAAGCTCCTTATACCTTAGCCTGCAGGTACTTATTGTCACGTGCAACTCCATTGCCACATCTTCGATCTTCACACTATCTACTTGATTCAATTGTGCAACAAAAACCAAGACCGCAGCCACCACTGGCATTGGTCTCCTTCCCGTCGTAACAAACCACTTGATCAAACACTGCACCAAAAACACCCCTTGCTGCCGCATCCTCTTAACCAAATCCGCCGCCACATGAGTAAAACTAGGGATGCTCGTCATTGCTCGCTCAAAAGCATTCACAATATCAAACTCAGGCAACTTCAAATCGACAAATTCAACCACCCGGCCAATCATCCGCCCTAATTCATACACATCGCAACCAACTGTATCAGCCACATCAACAATGGGCATCATCTTCTGATCCATTCTCATCACAATATAAGAACATGCCCCAATCAGAACAGAAAACCAATCCCCTTGGCCGTATTCTCCATCAGTGACCTCCTCAATCAAATGCCTAACCTCTTGCGATTTCTGGGCTGAAAAATCCAACTTGAACATAAAATCGTGAATCAAGTTTTGAGCATGATGGATGTTAGTTTCCTTGTAATCATGGGCAGTTCCAATGCGAATGTAGGTGCCAGTAATGCCGCCAGTAGGCTCTTGCAAATTATCGAATTGATGGATGATTCCGCACGACGTACATTCCATATTTCCTGTTTCATAATCAGATACTAGCGTCCTCTTCCTGCAGCTCTCGCAGGCGCGAGAACTTTCCATCTTTTTGCTGAAACAAAgaaacaatcaaaatcattGAGGTACAAGCACTTACTGACTTTGTTTTAATGTTGGAAACCATTTACTGGAGCTTAAAGGAGAAAATGTATTGATTGTTTGGAATATTTCGCAAATAAATTACCGATTGATTTATCAATGACATCGATGAACTAATCACATACACATCCAGATTGATTCTAGACTGCTTATATGATTAACatgtactactaattaattcgGTCATCGGTTGGTCAGTTAACCGATGACCAAACCGAATATCACATTTCTCAGTTACGGTTCCAAAATTAAGGCGTCTACTCGGTTATCGGTTCGATTCGGTTCCAATAGGTTGAACCGATTGGATCAACTGATTGGAACCGAATTACTCATTTAAAGCTATGCATGCACGGGCTCGAATTAAAGGCGCTTGCGACGTTTAAGGAGATGGTGAAACGAGGTGTATCGCCTACTCCAGTAACGTTAATCAGTGTGTTGGGAGTTTGCAGCCATTCTGGACTCGTTGATGAGGGAAAATCGTTGTTTGATTCGATGGGGAGACTTGCATTGTGGATCTTCTTGGCAGAGCTAATAGACTAAAGGAAGCGGCTCGGATCACAGCCGATATGCGAGATGAGCTGGTGTGGGGCGCTCTCCTCAGATCGTGCAGGATTCATTGCAACATGGAGCTTGCAGAGAGGGCGAGCAGGATGCTGTTTGAGCTCGAGCCCACGAATGCAGGGAACTACATGCTTCTTGCTGAGATATACGCGGCGGCGAAGATGTGGGACGAGGTGAAGAGAGTGAAGATGGTGTTGGAAGAGAAGGGACTGCAGAAGGTACCGGGATGTTGCTGGATTGAAGCGAAGAAAAGGGTGTACTCGATTAGGTCTGTGGACGAGGTGAATCCTCAAATCGAGCTGGTCCATGCTTTGGTGGTGATGCTGTCGGAGGAGATGATGGAGCAGGGGTACGTGCCGGAGACGAAATCGGTGCTGTACGAGCTTGATACGGAGGAGAAGTAGCGGGTGCTGTTGAGGCACATTCAGAAATAGGCTATGAACTgcatgaatttttattttttttaattcagtTCCGGTTTGGTTAACTGGAACCGAACTGAACCGAGGCCAATTCGATTTCGGTTTCAGTGCTTCAATCTCGGTTACTTTTATGCTCGGTTAACCGTGTTGAACCGACCGAATTACCTGACCCAGACTAATCGCATACACATCCAAATTGCAACACCAAGGATGCAGATCAAATTACTATTatgaaacataaaattgaTACTTCAATTAAAACAATTACAGCCTAAGAGAAACGACTGCCGACGGAAATCAGCAGGCGGTGGCCTTACCGGTGGATTTTGACCTCACAGACTATTTGGCCGCCAGACAATGTGTGAGGCGGGCGAAACGGAAGAGATTAGGATTTTGGGGTTtagttttctcttttattctcaagtaaatattttaattaggttTTAGTAATTGATTATATTGTACCGACTTGAGTggtcaaaattatatttaagtcacttttttattaaatattttttaattttggcaatttgaggttttttttaatacttcaAATAATAGTTGGAATTTATGAAAACTATATAAGTGTATATTATACgcaaatttatttctttcgaACAATTAGCTTTTGTGATTCTCCAATAGTAAAATTACTGTAAaaaagttatactccctccgtccgcgaataagagttccattccattccggcacaggttttaataaacgttaagaaaagtgagtggaagaagaaagttagtggaataagggtctcacttatatatattagttttaaattatatgtgagtagaatgagttggtggaatttgtgacatttttaccatttatggtaattatgaaccgagactcttattcgcggacggaccaaaatagaaaaacgggactcttattcgcggacggagggagtatattgtaTTTGGCCCATCTCCAATaattgacaaatttttattgttattaattacaatataGTAGTATGCTAGTTATATAAGccaaataactaattttatctttacagcagagaaattattaatatatataaatttatcataactgaatttatattaaattgctGAATTAATTGCTGAGTAAATCAATGAAGTTCAATTTATAGTTTATGTTAATCGTGTAAACTTTCAAAATAGAATTGTAATTTAtccaaaaactaatttaaacaattttccaatctaatttatttctaaaaaaattgcaaGCTAATTTAGTCCAATGAATAGAGATAAGTATGAAAAATGGCTTCAATTAggattcataaaaaatatttaaatctagAATTTGAcacaattgatttttttattcgaatGTATCAAAATTTGCGCTCTTCTCCGTTTCTAAATCTTTTAAGCTTTATAGataaattcttatttatttataactactatataaaaagtaaatcatCTATGATATTTATTCTCTAAAAATCCCTTTGCAGAAATAGGCGATTTACCCATACGGAGAAATGATATGCTGAGGGACACTTTGCGAGGAAGAGTAAGTGCCACTTTCCAAATCAGCAGTTATTAattacttccttcgtcccagataattcatcccaatattctattttggtccgtctcatataatttgtcccacttcacttttaccatttttggcagtgaacctcatattccactaactcattcctactcacattttattataaaaacgtctcaccaactttttcaactcactttccattagatttcttaaaatccatgtccGGTAAAatgggacgaattatccgagacggaggaagtattttttaatacaaaattcgATCTCTTCTCATAAAAGCTCTGTAATTCTAAGATTTAACCGCCATTCTCTCTACTCTCccatttcaataattaaagaatcaGTCGCTCACTCTCCGTCACAAATTGTCCATCAGCATATCAATTATCTGTATTATAACACTTCGGAcatattatgataaaataaaataaaaaaataaacataatgaACTACAAAATAGTTCAAATTGAGATTTAAGAATATTTTTCGAACGGATTGACATGTATCACTTTATGATGTTATTTATCATAGTTTATtgattcaatttaataaaatttgtggtgtgatcaaataatactgatatcaataattttcacGAAttgaatagtagtattaacTTTTGATTTGGAGAATATAACAACATTttatataagcttatatttattaaagttCCATTGgagttagatttttttttaatgaaaagaaagtAATACTATGGgtttgtataataaaaaaaattaagttatatttataaatttaggcctcaaaatttgttgaaataataaaataaacttgatttttagagcatccgcaatggtcggctagcgaccggctagccgattcgtcgcgcgcGGGGAGTTGTTTATCTTGCCTCGTTGGGGCATTGGAGCGTCAATATACGTATTTAAAGCTTCGAGCAGCACGATACGGTTAGCCGGTAACAGCCCCACGCCTATCCAAAAGTACTGCAGCGTGCAATCGAGGGCGGTTAGCCTACGGAGCGCGcagcagacatgtgggatggaGTACTTTCGCTCAACGCCCATTGAGATACGTCGGCCCTGTGCAGGAAATGTACGAAGGGAGTTACGTAAGGGCGTGAGTCGACGTACCCCCGGTGAAAACGGTACCTTGAGAAGCCCTACTCCAGAAAGGTGTCGATTGAAATGcgagatgcacggggagaagcatgggttccggGGATGTTAAACGGCATAGGCATgtcattgggagtggaagaagctGTCAGACTGCACTGGAAGGAGGCCTACGACGGCCGGCTACAAGTCGAAAGAACcccacgataatcctcgaggccgtagctgttTATCGGATGTGGATCCGGCATGCCTACTTTGGAGTAGGttgggtcgaacaacgacctcaacgtcctgaaCTCGTCTCTCCTCTTCAGCGAGAAGTGCCGGGGCGTCGGTCcggccgtctcatttgtggccaacggcaacttAGGCATGATATGGACTATTACTTGGCAGATGGGATATACCTAAACTGGCCCGTATTTATGATGACGATCAGgcaaacaagtgatgaaaagaaggcctactttgcgcaaCGGCAGGGTCGGCGCGCGAGGGCGTGGacgcgcgcatttggtgtgctttCAGATACTCGATGAAAGCGTGCAATTAAAGGCCCAACGCGTTGGCTAAGGATTTAGGATCTTACGTTTACTGAGGTTAATGTACTGCTACTGCATTATCTTGCACATTATGATAAATCGAGAGGCGAAGCGTCCCTATTGTAGTAGTTGGGTCGGTggcgatgaagccggtccaagccacggagcGACGCTAGCGTACTGACGCGAGGTACCTACTCGATGAAGCCGACCCGACTCAAGGAATTTACTGACATGCGCCCAGTGGATGCTCATGTCCAACTccaaaggatataattgaagagttgtaggcacggaggactgcacgcggcgatagtttttttctttattatgcatacaatttttttttatctatataacttttttaaatgcaattaatgaattttttccCATTATATgtgttataaatttaattccgtttTTTAaccttaattttgaattaaagtaaatgtagtatattttgaattgtttttattacttGGTGGCCTATGGTAGCGCTTCACCAAATCCCGATGTGGCgaggtggtttttttagtgttctTTGACGTGGCGAGGGAAAAatcggctggcctatggctggcttATCGGCAGCAACTacgcaccattgcggatgcttcTTAGAGCATCATGCATAGTAGGCGTCAACTCTGCCAAGCTACAGCCGAGGCTAATGGCAGTGTATCCTGGCCGATCGGCCTAACCGAACCGATTGTTAGATCGACGGCAATGGACCACCGGCGAAAAAAAGCGAGCGTAAAGGCTAGCCAGTCGCGTGTGGGCGCCGATCACGGCTGATGACGGCCGCCATTGTcagcggcccgatcggccatgcgctgttattttaatttttattttattttatttttaattctttttttttaaaaatttttttagtgcttttttttttttaatttttgaaaaactatataaagcGCGATTTTCTCTGTCTCTAAATTTACGCACAAGAGCAGCATCTAGCGATGGACAGCAACTTGACTTCTTGATACCCTAGTTCGGCCTGGCGGCTTAGCCTTTATACTTGATTCAAGGcgtactaacatttttttgtgtatttttttaataaattagtgaggagtaaagtggggcggtggctcgtgtatggaagcccggatttgattttttattatgtaatttttttgaattttagttaatgtactttttttatataaaattaatgaattttcccgtataagtctagtaaaattaattcggtaatttaatcgtaattttaattacagtaaatgtagtatattttgaattattttttattgcgggaaattttatttgtattttggtCTAAATACGATGTGGCgaggtggattttttagtgttgctgacgtggcaggggagagaatggctggcctattgctggcctaagcaccattgcggatgctcttatggaGATAGTTCGTATTCGAATTCTCTTCAACACTCAACTAATTTCACTGAACAGTCAATCTGTATATGCACGACGACATGACTCAACttagggggtgttcggtttgcaagattgtatccatgattaaatttgttgtgtgtttggttcatgagattcaactCCACAACTAAATCCAGATGGataatcataagataattagtcatagctaatcccctatgattaaaataatctcacaactcaattctAAATTGTAtgttggtattattttatcttgtaaACCGAACACCACAGATTCTACATGTATTTCTTTTGTATAAAACCAAATTTGATTCGGCAAAAGAGAAGACAAAAGTGTTAATTTGGAAGTTGAGCAAAAGTGTCCAAATTAGAAGCACAAACTCCAACCATTGTCTGCTTTTAAACTGTATATGCATCATTCAGGTTACCAGACACAAGTATATGCTAGAACTAGAgcattatatgtatataaaggTTAGGCTTCATCCCTCTACTTCTCATCTCATCAAGAAGATTAAGAGCTTCCTCGAATTTTCTTCCTTTCCCGAGGCCATTGATGATGATATTGTAACAAATCAAATCAGGATCAAGTCCCTGcattatattattttgcttttataCTATGTTCTAATTAAGCaatcaaatataatactatgatTCAATCTAATAgttatagtaaataaaattcatgtaaaaTTTGTAgcaaaataggagtataaaaaattcatactttcaaaattagaattttatataaaataaaagaattctCTATCTCTTTGTATAAGTGATTGACcattcaatatatattattactaatattttaaacgaAATTGTCATAGAAACGAGTACCATTAAAGATATTTTACATAACTTTATATAGTAAGTACTAAtacagtactccctccgtcccggctaaaatgacacattgcttagccggcacggggattttaggagttattggttaaagtgtttaattggagagagagaaggtgtgtgtaagtattaaagtagagagataaaggaagatgaatattttaatagaagtgagaaaaagtggcaAAGTGTCATGGTAATTAGAGACcaagtttccaaaaaaaggaaatgtgtcatcttagttgggacaaactaaaaaggaaaacgtgtcatcttaagcggggcggagggagtatgtaaaCTGATCACCCGTCAAGATTTACCTATTCCTTTATCACTGAttcatactcccttcgtcaCGCCATTAAATgcctcattttttcttttcatgtgCGTGTCACTAATAAAtgttccatttcatttttaccatatttggtaAATGGACTTCTCTACATTCCACTAGTccattctactcacattttattactccctcccattttcgccatagttgaggTAGGAAACTTTTTGATTACgagagttttagaaatgaatattgagtgtgctaaataaatagataaaaaagtagagaggaaaatgtagagagaataaagtataaagtgaataaagtaagagagagtagagataaaagagaaaaagttaccataaaggaaatgactcaactatgaagaaactttccgaaatggtaaaatgattcaactatagtgaaacggatggagtataatattaatatatactccctccgttcgtGAATAAGAGtccgtttttctattttagtccatccgAATAAGAGTctgttcacttttaccataaatggtaataggatccaccttccaccaactcatttcacccacatttcactcacatttcatttaaaactaatatatataagtgggaccctattccactaactttttcctcaCTTTTCTtaccatttcttaaaacccgtctCGCCATgaatgtgactcctaatggcggacggagggagtaaaagtaagtctcacattccaccaacttttctacccactttacGGACGTAAGGAGTAATTTTCATCGAAGAAGCTAAATAGGATCTTTTATCTTTACTTTGTTGAGAGAGgtattgatattaaaattagaaatttgagtgtaaattagatatttttcataaattttaaagttgattgtaaaaataaaaaaattagcttTTTCGAATTTTCCCATCCCTCTATTTCTCATCATCAAGAAGATTAAGAGCTTCCTCGAATTTTATTCCTTTCCCGAGTCCATTGATGATGATACTGTAACAAATCAAATCGGGATCAAGTCCAACAACCTTTATTTCCTCGAAGTAGTACATTGCAAAGACCGCGACACATAGGTGCAATAACCATGAGCATACGATTTGCATTATACTCCTTCAGTCCCATCTTAATTATTACTCTTTTCATTTCGATCCGTCCAACTtaattgtcacatttcattttaccatagatggtaagtaggtctcacactCCATTAACTCactctactcacattttagtataaaactaacataaaaaatagtccacGTTCCACAAACTttccaaccaacttttcttacGTTTATTAATATTCGTGCCCACTccaagagtgacaattaagttgggacggagtattattttgctCTTAAACAATGTTGTAATTAAGCAATCAAATATCATGTGATTCAATCTAATAGttataatacataaaatttatgtaaatttagtAGTAACatagagtataaaaaattcatactttcaaattagaattttgttttaaaagaaTTTTCTATCTCTTTGTATAAGTGATTGGCcattcaatatattattagtaatattttaaactaatatttCCTATCTTTGATGCTATTAAAGGTATTAACATAAC containing:
- the LOC125199563 gene encoding plant-specific TFIIB-related protein PTF2-like, whose protein sequence is MESSRACESCRKRTLVSDYETGNMECTSCGIIHQFDNLQEPTGGITGTYIRIGTAHDYKETNIHHAQNLIHDFMFKLDFSAQKSQEVRHLIEEVTDGEYGQGDWFSVLIGACSYIVMRMDQKMMPIVDVADTVGCDVYELGRMIGRVVEFVDLKLPEFDIVNAFERAMTSIPSFTHVAADLVKRMRQQGVFLVQCLIKWFVTTGRRPMPVVAAVLVFVAQLNQVDSVKIEDVAMELHVTISTCRLRYKELLERLVEVAQVLPWGKDVTVKNILRNAPSVMQYMEMKSFSRGGKQRFICDVEEIVGDCLSKDIGYGYDTFNMEEDCSSSSKYFEPNCLPRDCPDKFQISHECLTLIYSNYIEGISAIDVVNPRKRQKGTFDLHGYTEWWSGKSEMSKKMILKDILQKDVGLDARPPSFNRACLARAERQEKIKAAKMRILRIMRPKSGGGNDLTVFEPEKARKKTRKRKCGVEIEWEDLIIETLLLHSVKEEEIEKGHYNALLDLHVFAHVNE